The genomic window CAGCACGGTCTGTGCCGAGTGCTGCCAGGTTGAACTGCCAGGTCAGGGCATCACCGGCCAGACCATGCAGCAGCACCAGGGGCCGTAGCGTTCCTTCCCCGATACCAAGCCGCCCGCCATTGATCCAGGCGGCTGGACGACCGGCAAGGTCCATCACCTGCCGTCGGGTGCGGCCAATGGGAATGGCGGGGCGGGGCGGGGCGGACATGAGGTCAGGCGAGATCGGCGCCGGTCAGGGCCAGCAGGTCACCAATGGTCTTGGCCTTGGCCAGATCCTCACCGGCCACGACATGGTCGAAATGTTCATCGACCAGGGCGATGAAGCTGATGACGGCCAGACTGTCCCAGCTGTCCAGGCTGTCCAGGGCCGTGTCGGGTGACAGGCTGCCGGCGTCGGTTTCCAGCATCTCTTCCAGGGCGGCCAGGAATTCAGCGCGCGTCATAACACACTCCTCACGTCAGGTCGGGGGAAGGGTCTTCTGGACCACATCCCGGTTGATCAGCGCCCATTGCGGGTTGGCATGCATGGCCGCATCCGCGTCGCGCCAGCCGAACGCTGGCTTAACGGGCAAAAGCGTTTCCAGCAAGTGCCGTACCAGGATCAGATCCTGTTCCGTATCGACGCACCAACGCCAGGGTGCGTCCAGCGTGGGATCGGACAACCAGTTCAGCCGGAACCGGTCGGGGCGGCGCCAGAGGAAGGGCATCACATGTTCCCGCTCGAACGGCTCCGTCGCCTCTTGCCAGGCGGTGCGCAGATCCGCCATCCCGACGATTTCCGCATCCAACCCGCGCGGGTAGCGCGCGACATCGATCGCGGCATAGGACAGTGGTGGGGCAGCAGTGCGGTAGAGCGTGATCAGGTCATCGACCAGGGTCGGGTCGATCAGCGGGCAGTCGCCGGTGAAGCGCACGGCGATATCGGCCTGCTGGGCAAGGGCTGCCCGGTAGAAACGATCCAGCACGTCGGTTTCGCTGCCCCTGAAGACCGGCACACCCAGCGCCTCCACATGGGTGGCCAGCGCATCATCCTGGGCCAAGTCGCTGGTGGCGACGCACAGGCCTGTCAGGTGGTGGGAGCGGCGCAGGCGGTCAATCTGGTGGGCGATCAGGCTTTTGCCCGCCACATTCATCATCACCTTGCCAGGCAGGCGGGTAGAGCCCATGCGGGCCTGGATGATGCCGATGATCCGGGGGACCATCAGGGGGCCTTGCCCAGCATGGTCCAATCCACTGGCTCCCCCCGATTAAGGTCACGTGCGGCGGTACGGCCCAGCACGTCGGGCAGATGCTTGGGCGCCAGGCCCAAGCCGGGGCGGATGGAACGGACGTCAGCCTCTGTCAGCACCGTCCCCGCCGGCACGTCGCGGCTTACATACAGGGACCGGCGGAAGGTGCGCCCCCCCGCCTCGGACGGTTTCAGGGCATAGGAGATGTCGCCCAGGGCGGCATGGGCCACGCGGCAGGCGTCGGCCATGGCCTTGAATTCCGCTGGTTCCAGGGAGAAGGCGCAATCCGGGCCGCCATCGGCGCGGGCCAGGGTGAAATGTTTTTCGATGATAACCGCGCCCAGCGCCACGGCCGCCACCGGCACCGCCACACCCATCGTGTGATCCGACAGGCCGACGGGCAGGCCGAAGGCCTGGGCCATGTGGGGGATGGTGCGCAGGTCGCAATCCTCCACCGGTGTGGGGTAGCCGGACACGCAATGCAGCAGGGCGATGTTGTTGTTTCCAGCTTCCCGCGCCGCCGCCACAGCCTCCGCGATCTCCCCCAGGGAGGCCATGCCGGTGGACATGATCAGCGGCTTGCCCGTGGCGGCGGCCTTTCGGATCAGTGGCAAGTCTATCAGCTCAAAGCTGGCGATCTTGTAGGCAGGCGTATTCAGGCTTTCCAGTAGATCGATGGCGGTGGGATCGAACGGGCTGCTGAACAGGGCCATGCCGACATCGCGCGCATGGTCGAACAAGGCGGCGTGCCAGTCCCAGGGGGTGTGCGCCTCCTGATACAGCTCATACAATGTCTTGCCGGCCCATAACCCGCCTTCCAGCCGGAATTCCGGACGGTCGACATCCATGGTGATGGTGTCAGCGGTGTAGGTCTGGATCTTGACGGCATCGGCACCGGCATCGCGCGCCGCATCGATCAGACGGCGGGCGCGGTCGATATCGCCATTATGGTTGCCCGACATTTCCGCAATCAGGAAAGGCCGCTGGCTGGGCTGGAATCGGTCGGGGAAACGGGTCATGCCGGATGCCGGATAGGAAAGCCAAGTCAGCATGGTAGCATCGTCGAAGGCTGGAGAGGAAGCGGGGCGCATGGTGGGGCGGATTGGGGCATTGCTGCTGTGTCTGGTTTGGGCCGTTCCCGCCGTATGGGCGGGGGATTGGCAGAAGCTGCGCCACGCGATGGAGAGCCTGACAACAGGGCCAGACGCGCCGGTCAGTGGGGTAGCGGTCATCGTCGTCAAGGACGGCAGAACGGTCTTCGCCCAAGCGGCAGGTCTTGCCGTGATTGATCCTGCTGTACCCGCCCGCGAACGTCCGCTGACGCTGGATACGCCGGTGCGGGTGGCGTCCATTTCCAAGCTGCCTGTCAGTATCGTCCTTCTGCAATTGGCCGACGAGGGGCGGCTGGATTTGGATGCCGACCTGTCGCCCCTGCTGGGCTTTGCTTTTCGCAATCCGCATCATCCTGACCGGCCCATCACGGCGCGGATGCTGCTTTCCCACACATCCTCCGTGCGCGATGCCGATATCTACGGCTTGCCCCCGCCTTACAGTCTGGCGGAGCTGGTGCGGCCCGGTGGGGCCTTTGATCGTGATGGGCGGCGCTGGGCGGATGAGGTGCCGGGCAGCCGCTTCAGCTATACCAACCTGAACTATGGCGTCATGGCGACCCTGATCGAGCGGCTGACGGGGCAGCGGTTTGATGCTGTCGTAACCAGCCGTGTGCTGAGGCCGCTGGGCATGCGGTCGGCTTATGATGTGCGGTTACTGGATGACGAACGGTTCCGGGCGTTGGCCCCGGTTTATGAGAGGCAGGCGGACGGGGACTGGATCGCTAATGTCGATGACTATCGCGGTGTGCGGCCCGATAACCGGCCCACAATCTTTGGGGTCAAGGCACTGGCAGACTTGGCCTACATTGTTCCGGGGCGCAACGGGACCAGCCTGTCACCGCAGGGCGGGATGCGGGCATCGCCGCGCGACCTGGAACGGCTGCTGCGCTTCCTTCTGGGTCGGGGAAATGTTGGGGGAACGCAGATTCTGTCCCCGGCGGCATTTGACCGGATGCTGGTCCCGCACTGGACCTATGACCCCGTGACCAGCAACGGCGATACCGATGGCGGCCTGCTGCGGCAATGGGGTTTGGGCATCCAATGCACCACCCATGGTGGGGGCGCCGGCGACGGTGACCGTTGGATGCCGGGACCGGATGACCCCCGCCTGTGCGGGCATTTCGGCGATGCCTATGGCCTGTTGGGTGCCGTGATGGCTGATCCGGGTGGGCGCTGGGGCTTTGTCTATCTGTTGACCGGCACACCAGCGGCCAGGGTAAAGGGACCGGTGTCGTCACTGACCCTGTGGGAGCAGAGGATCGTCGATGGGATCATGGCGGGCCGCTGAGATCAGGCCCGCCGCGTCATCTTCTTTGTGGCCGCACTTTCCACATTATCGAGATAGATGATGAGGTTCAGTGACCCGGCAATGACCTCCACGAACTTGTTCGACATGGAGGGCAGGCGGATCTTGCGGCCGATGCAGTAATTGACCAGGGACGCGGCCAGTTCCGCTGCATTGCGGGTCAGGTGCGTGCGCTTGCCGTCATCATCCTCGATGATCAGCTCAGCCGATACCGGATCCTCATGCAGTTCCAGGCCCACAACCTGGCCGACCGGCAGTTCCAGCCGTTGCTTGCGCATCAGATCGATGATGGCCTGGATCGCCTCGCGTTCCGTGAAGCCCAGGGTGCGCATCTCCTTCACCGGACTGCCCTTCTTGTTTCCACAACATATCCTTGTACGACATTAGGCAGAAATCCGCCGGTCAACCCAGCGATTTTTCAACCTCCAGCCCCGCGATGTCGTGCAGGCGCAGCAGGCCGAGCGGCAATCCGTCACCGTCCACTACCGGCAAGACATTGATCTGGTGCGGTGTTTCCATGATTTCGAGCGCTTCCAGCGCTGTAGCATCGGGGCCGCAAGTACGGCGCACCGGCGATGTCATGCAGGCACCCGTATCCCGTTCCAGGAAGGCTTTGCCATGGGCGGCAAGGCCGCGCCGGATGTCGCCTTCAGTCACGATGCCGGTCAGCCGGCCTTCCCCATCCACCACCAGTGCGGCCCCGTTGGGGAAACGGGTCATGGCCAGCAGCGTTTCGAAGATCGGCTGTTCGCCTGTGACCAGGGCCGCCTGTTCGGGCGCCGTCACCATCAGGTCGCGGACCTTGCCGGCCAGCACGATGCCCAGCGTGCCGCCGGGATGGTTGTCGCCATAATCGGCGATGGTGAAACCGCGCCGCTTGGCAACGGCCACCACCAGCGCATCCCCCAGTGCCAGCATCGCCGTCGTGCTGGCGGTGGGCAGCTTGGTCTCCGTCGCTTCCCGTTCTACATGGCAGCGCAGGGTCCAGTCCGCGATCCGCGTCAGGCCCGATGGCACGCGCGACACCATGGCCGCCACCTTCACGCCGCGCCGGGACGCCACCTTGGCAAGGTCGATCAGTTCCTGGGTCTGGCCGCTGTTGGACAGAAGGATGACAAGGTCACCTTCGCGCAGCGCGCCCAGTTCGCCATGTAGGGCGTCCAGTGCGGAATAGTAGAAGGCCTGCGCCCCCACCGACGCCAGTTTGGACGAGAGCAGCCGCGCGATCAGGCCGGATTTGCCCACACCGGCCACCAGCGTATTGCCGGCCCCGCTGGCAATATGGCTGACGGTCGCCAGGAAATCGGCATCCAGGCTGTCCAACTGGGCCAGCACGGCCTTGGCCTCAATCCGCAACAGGTCGGCGGCGGCCATCAGGGCCGGGTCGTCACGATGGGTCATCTCAAAGTCCGAATGGCGTTCAATCCGCCTTAGATAGGGTCTGGATCGTGGCATGGAAATGACGGATACGGTCTTCGTTCGCGCCCAGCAGGGCTGCCCCTTCGACATGGCGCAGACCGCGACCGACGGCGGCACAGACGGCCCGATCCTCCGACAGCAGCTTTTCATTCAAGGCCGCTAGATGGGTGGTGACAGCGGCCAGGGCCGCCTTGCTGGCCCCGTCCCTGGCCTTGGCCAGACACAGGCGATAGCGCAGGGTGAAGCTTTCCGATCCCGTCGGCTCCAGTGTCTGCACGCTCATCATCCTGCCCGCCGTTATGCCGATGGCGAGGTTGGGGAACAGCAGCAGGTGGACATAGCCCTCCACCCCGGCCACGGCGTCGACGGGGATCAGGCCCAGGCGTTTGCCCGCCCCCTCCCACCAGCGCTGCGCCTCTGCCCTTATGCCGGCATAGCCGATGGAATGAGGGCCAGACGGCACCACGCGCCAGGAGCCGTCCACGACGGTGCGGAAGCTTTCCGCATGCACGGCGTCAACGTGATAAACCTCCAGGACATTCTCAATCCCCACCTTCCAGTTGGCTTCCCACGGCTGGGCGGCCTGCGCAAA from Niveispirillum cyanobacteriorum includes these protein-coding regions:
- a CDS encoding acyl carrier protein yields the protein MTRAEFLAALEEMLETDAGSLSPDTALDSLDSWDSLAVISFIALVDEHFDHVVAGEDLAKAKTIGDLLALTGADLA
- a CDS encoding cytidylyltransferase domain-containing protein — translated: MVPRIIGIIQARMGSTRLPGKVMMNVAGKSLIAHQIDRLRRSHHLTGLCVATSDLAQDDALATHVEALGVPVFRGSETDVLDRFYRAALAQQADIAVRFTGDCPLIDPTLVDDLITLYRTAAPPLSYAAIDVARYPRGLDAEIVGMADLRTAWQEATEPFEREHVMPFLWRRPDRFRLNWLSDPTLDAPWRWCVDTEQDLILVRHLLETLLPVKPAFGWRDADAAMHANPQWALINRDVVQKTLPPT
- the pseI gene encoding pseudaminic acid synthase; translated protein: MLTWLSYPASGMTRFPDRFQPSQRPFLIAEMSGNHNGDIDRARRLIDAARDAGADAVKIQTYTADTITMDVDRPEFRLEGGLWAGKTLYELYQEAHTPWDWHAALFDHARDVGMALFSSPFDPTAIDLLESLNTPAYKIASFELIDLPLIRKAAATGKPLIMSTGMASLGEIAEAVAAAREAGNNNIALLHCVSGYPTPVEDCDLRTIPHMAQAFGLPVGLSDHTMGVAVPVAAVALGAVIIEKHFTLARADGGPDCAFSLEPAEFKAMADACRVAHAALGDISYALKPSEAGGRTFRRSLYVSRDVPAGTVLTEADVRSIRPGLGLAPKHLPDVLGRTAARDLNRGEPVDWTMLGKAP
- a CDS encoding serine hydrolase domain-containing protein; this encodes MVASSKAGEEAGRMVGRIGALLLCLVWAVPAVWAGDWQKLRHAMESLTTGPDAPVSGVAVIVVKDGRTVFAQAAGLAVIDPAVPARERPLTLDTPVRVASISKLPVSIVLLQLADEGRLDLDADLSPLLGFAFRNPHHPDRPITARMLLSHTSSVRDADIYGLPPPYSLAELVRPGGAFDRDGRRWADEVPGSRFSYTNLNYGVMATLIERLTGQRFDAVVTSRVLRPLGMRSAYDVRLLDDERFRALAPVYERQADGDWIANVDDYRGVRPDNRPTIFGVKALADLAYIVPGRNGTSLSPQGGMRASPRDLERLLRFLLGRGNVGGTQILSPAAFDRMLVPHWTYDPVTSNGDTDGGLLRQWGLGIQCTTHGGGAGDGDRWMPGPDDPRLCGHFGDAYGLLGAVMADPGGRWGFVYLLTGTPAARVKGPVSSLTLWEQRIVDGIMAGR
- a CDS encoding KpsF/GutQ family sugar-phosphate isomerase, which gives rise to MTHRDDPALMAAADLLRIEAKAVLAQLDSLDADFLATVSHIASGAGNTLVAGVGKSGLIARLLSSKLASVGAQAFYYSALDALHGELGALREGDLVILLSNSGQTQELIDLAKVASRRGVKVAAMVSRVPSGLTRIADWTLRCHVEREATETKLPTASTTAMLALGDALVVAVAKRRGFTIADYGDNHPGGTLGIVLAGKVRDLMVTAPEQAALVTGEQPIFETLLAMTRFPNGAALVVDGEGRLTGIVTEGDIRRGLAAHGKAFLERDTGACMTSPVRRTCGPDATALEALEIMETPHQINVLPVVDGDGLPLGLLRLHDIAGLEVEKSLG
- a CDS encoding aromatic ring-hydroxylating oxygenase subunit alpha; translation: MLAHPATLTAADYRDPDRYKAEQRTLFAQSWQFVGFADEVAEPGSWLVRQVAGQSVLIQDFDGDLRALRNVCSHRFAQLRGGDAGTASGPLRCPYHGWTYDRDGVPVGIPGNADCFGLDRADKQALALPRYELDRIGRFLFVRLVPGGPSLLDVVGPHADLLLALSDGMSPPFAQAAQPWEANWKVGIENVLEVYHVDAVHAESFRTVVDGSWRVVPSGPHSIGYAGIRAEAQRWWEGAGKRLGLIPVDAVAGVEGYVHLLLFPNLAIGITAGRMMSVQTLEPTGSESFTLRYRLCLAKARDGASKAALAAVTTHLAALNEKLLSEDRAVCAAVGRGLRHVEGAALLGANEDRIRHFHATIQTLSKAD